The Thermomicrobiales bacterium DNA window GCAGTGAGGCAAGGGTCATATCGCGAATATCGATACCGTCGATGGTGATCCGTCCGGCGTCGACCTCGTAGAACCGCGGCAGTAGTGAGGCGATGGTGGTCTTTCCGGCGCCGGACGGACCGACGAAGGCGACGGTTTCTCCGGCGCGGATGTCCAGATCGATGCCTTTGAGGATAGGGCGCTCCGAGTTATAGCCAAAACGGACCTTCTCGAAGCGGATGTCGCCACGCAACCGGCCGACGTCGATGGCATCCGGTTTGTCGGCGATATCCGGCTCGATGGCGAGCAGTTCGGTGTAGCTGCGGAAGCCGGCGATTCCCTTGGGATAGATCTCCAGCACGGCCATGATCTTTTCCATCGGCCGAAAGAAGACATTGACCAGCAACAAGAAGGTGACGAACTCGCCCTCGCTGAGCTGCCCGTCGATGACGAAGTAGGCCCCGGCAATCATGACCACCAGTTGCGTGAAGCGCATGCTGGCGTAGTTGAGGGTCATGCTGGCGGCCATGATGCGGTAGGCGTCCAGCTTGGTGTCACGGTAGCGATCGTTGTCCTTGGCAAAGAGGGAGCGCTCGTGATCCTCGTTTGCGAACGCTTGCACCACGCGGATGCCGCCCACGTTTTCCTCGATGCGGTGGTTGAACTCGCCGACACTGCGGAAGAGATTCTTCCAGGTAACCGCCATGCGGCCGCCGTAGTGAATGGTGGCGAAGGTGACCGGTGGCACCACGAGCAGCGTGATGATCGCCAGCTTGGCATTGACGAGGAACATCAGCACGAACGCGCCGACGAAGGTCATGATCGCCACGAACGCATCTTCTGGCCCGTGGTGGGCGACTTCGCCAATCTCCTCCAGGTCCTTGGTCACACGACCGACCAGATGCCCGGTCTTGTTGTTGTCATAGAAACGGAAGGACAACTTCTGCAGGTGGTCGAAACTGCGGCGCCGCATCTCGGTCTCGATGCTGATGCCAAGCTTGTGGCCCCAGTAGGTGACCACGATCATCAGCAGCGAATTGAGCACGTAGACGAGCAGCAGCGCCACGACCGCGAGGATGATCTTCGTCCAGTCTTTGCCGGGCAGCAGGCGATCGACGAAGAGACCCGCCATCAGGGGAAACGCCAGCTCGAGCACGCCGGAGATCACCGCGCAGGTGAAATCGAGCGCGAAAAGCCCGCGGTGCGGACGGTAATAGGCAAAGAACTGGCGGACGAGCGAAATCGTTCCGGCATCCGCCGCCGTGGCAGCCATACGACCTCTGGATCAGAACGACCGCCAGGAACAGCGGCCGGAAGCAACGAAGGCAATGGGCGCGCGAGCCGCGCTCCAGCACGCCACACATTATCGTACCTGAGCGTGACTCGCAGATGCTGGTGCGTATCAGAGTACCGAACCGCGCCAGGCTGACCCCAGCAATGGCGCCTCAGGGAACGTGCCGCGCGCTCACCATCCGCAACGCAGATCATCGCGATTTCGGGTAAGCTGAAGCAGCCCACAATTCACGTTCCCAATGCTTAGGCGCCTGCCAACTCGAACACCGTTCGCAGGCCACACGAGGCAAGCTGTGACATTCACCTACTCGCCGCAGCTGGTGCGAGAAGAACGACCGTCGTACAACACTGGCGGGGACCCACACGTCTTCCCGACCGATACGTTCATCGGACGCAAACAAGAGCTGGAGGACCTGCGATTCGGCATCGAGACGGCGCCGGGGCGGTTGGTCACCGTGATCGGTACCGCGGGCGTCGGCAAGACGCGGCTCACGTTGGAAGCAATACGCGCCGCGGACGAACTGTTTCCAGACGCGGCGCTGGTGGTGCGCCTGGCGGCCATCGAACGGCCGGACGATATCGTGCCCGAGATCGCGCGGGCGATGGGGATTCTCGACCAATCGGAGAAGCTCGACGCGATCGTGCATGAGGAACTGGCAGCGGCGCCCACGCTCCTGCTGCTCGATTGCTATGAGCATCTCATCCCGGGGGCGAATCCAGTCGTAGCGCGGTTGCTGGCGGACTGTCCCGAACTGCGGATCGTGCTCACCTCGCGACGACCTTCCGGGTTGCCCGACGAGTGGCGGCTGGAGCTGAATCCGCTGCCCCTGCATCGCTCCGAACCGAGCGACCGTCGCACGCTGAGCGATGCCGCGCAGCTTTTCGTCACGCGAGCGCAACGAGCC harbors:
- a CDS encoding ABC transporter ATP-binding protein, with translation MAATAADAGTISLVRQFFAYYRPHRGLFALDFTCAVISGVLELAFPLMAGLFVDRLLPGKDWTKIILAVVALLLVYVLNSLLMIVVTYWGHKLGISIETEMRRRSFDHLQKLSFRFYDNNKTGHLVGRVTKDLEEIGEVAHHGPEDAFVAIMTFVGAFVLMFLVNAKLAIITLLVVPPVTFATIHYGGRMAVTWKNLFRSVGEFNHRIEENVGGIRVVQAFANEDHERSLFAKDNDRYRDTKLDAYRIMAASMTLNYASMRFTQLVVMIAGAYFVIDGQLSEGEFVTFLLLVNVFFRPMEKIMAVLEIYPKGIAGFRSYTELLAIEPDIADKPDAIDVGRLRGDIRFEKVRFGYNSERPILKGIDLDIRAGETVAFVGPSGAGKTTIASLLPRFYEVDAGRITIDGIDIRDMTLASLRREIGIVQQDVFLFGGTIRENIAYGRLDATDEEIEQAARRAKLDTMIAELPAGFETVIGERGVKLSGGQKQRLAIARMFVKNPPILILDEATSALDTQTERQIQASLEELAVGRTTLIIAHRLATIQHADRIVVVDDSGVVEQGRHQELIALNGVYGRLHAAQFDPIPA